Genomic window (Eubalaena glacialis isolate mEubGla1 chromosome X, mEubGla1.1.hap2.+ XY, whole genome shotgun sequence):
TtttgaataacgctgctatgaatatttgcatACGAGTCTTTGTGTGacgtatattttaatttctcttgggtagattccTAAGGGTGGAATTTTTGGGTTGCCTGGTAAGTTTATGTTCAACTTTTCATgaaactgccaaattattttccaaaaagaCCATATCATTTTCCCTTCCCACAAGCAATGTATGAAGATTCTTGTTTttctatatcctcaccaacatttttaCTGTTTGTCTTTTTGGATAGAGCCATTCTACTGGGTATGAATTGGTATCTcactatggttttaatttgcatctccatGATGGTTAATTATGTTGAAAaatttttcatgtgctcattggccatatgtctggcttctttggagaaatgactattcagatcttttctccttttttttaatatgtagttTTATTATCgagttgtaagagctctttaaAAATTCTAGATTAAGTCCCTTAACagttaaatgatttgcaaatattttctcccattccgtgagttgtcttcactttcttgatggtatcctttgaaacacaaaggtttttaattttgatgaagtcttttatttactttttttgtcattgttgctagtgcttttggtatcatatctaagctTTGTTTAACTAAaggttacaaatattttctcctatattttcttctagaatttttatagatttagtttttacatttaagtctatgatctattgagacttatttttgtttatagtgtAAAGTAAGggtctaaattaattttttggcatTTTATCGATATTCAATTGACACAGAACCATTTGTTGCAAGGGCTATCCTcttcccattgaattgtcttggagccttgttgaaaaatcatttgatcataaacgtatgggtttatttctggactcccaattctgttccattgatctacatgcccatccttatgccaataccacactgtctccATTATTaacttttgaaagttttaaaatagggTAGTgtaaatcctccaactttgttatcatttttcaaatttattttggctatttgaggacctttgcatttccatttgaattttaggcTTACCTTGTCAATTTAGGGAACCTTGCAATCTTAACAATACTGAAAATTCCAACCCATTAACATGGAATGTCTCTCccgtttatttagatcttttaaaatttatcttagcaatgttttgtggttttcagtaTACAAATTTTGTACTTCTTTTACTAAATttcttcttaagtattttattctttttgatgttgttAGGAATGTTTTCCTGATAGTTTTCTTAAttgcatttttggattgttcattgttaatgtacagaaatacaaataattttggTATATGGATCTTGTGTCTtgtgaccttgctaaattcatttattaattttagtagtgtgtgtttgtgcatattccttagaattttctaaatataaatcatgttgtctgcaaattAAGACAGTTTTTACtacttcctttctaatctgaatggctttaaaataattttgttgtttttgcacTGGTTAGAATCTCCAGTACAATGCAGTACAATGATGAATAGAAGTGATGACAGTGGACACTCtggtcttgtttctgatcttagaggaaaagtatTCAGTCTGTCATGATTATATATATTAGTTaaaggtttttcatagatgttctttatcaggtTAGGAAAGTTTCCTTCTaatcctagtttgttgagtgcttTTATCATGacagggtgttgaattttatcaaatgcttttcctgtatcttttgagatgattatgtgtattttgtcctttattctattaatatggtatttttaattgttttgtgggcttttttttttaaagacacactTATTCAGTGTCATGATCAGACTATTCCATTTAGCAATCAACAGCatgggtgcaaaaaaaaaaaatctacattaaaacCCTTTGTTGGAATGCTTTACACCTTCGACAGAACAGAAACTAAAATAACCTGTTATACAATTAGTCACAAATACAGTCCTcgaatatatacactaccaaatgtaaaatagatagctagtgggaagcagccgcatagtacagggagatcagcttggtgctttgtgaccacctagaggggtgggatagggagggtgggagggagggagatgcaagagggaagagatatggggacatatgtatatgtataactgattcactttgttataaagcagaaactgacacaccattgtaaagcaattacactctaataaagatgttttaaaaaaaagttatacaaatataaaacaacaacaacaacaacaacaaaaacaacaaatacagtCCTCGAGCTCTTTTTGCCCATACACATGAGTATTGTCTAAAACGTCTTATTTGTAGCAGCTAGGCCCTGCCACCACTGTGCTTGGCTGAATTCACAAATCTGTTATAACCTGTAGCTTCCCTGTCACTTCTCTGGCTCTCCTCTCCTGCAAAGATTTGTTTCCTGGCAGTAATTAAAACCTTCTGCCACTGCCATAGCTACTGCTGCCACTGGAACCTCCAGAGCCACCTTGGTTTCATGGTTTGGCAAAGTATTGGCTTCCACCACCACAGGGGCCAGAACTTGTGCCTCCAAAGTTTCCTCCTTTTGTGGGTGGGTCCAAAATTTGAAGATTGATTGTTGTAATTGCCAAAGTCACTGTAGCTTCCACCACCTCCAAAATTGCTTCCATCATTACCAAATCCATTACAGCCATCCTGCTGCCACCATATCCACCACCACCTCGGCTGCCACCAAAGCCACCTCGACCACTGAAGTTTCCTCCACGACCAAAGTTGTCACTCCCACCAAAACCACATCTGCGACCACCAGCAAAGTTTCCAGAACCACTGTGATCTCTTTGGCTGGATGAAGCACTAGCCATCTCTTGCTTAGATAGGGCTTTCCTTACTTCACAGTTGTGGCCATTCACAGTGTGGTATTTCTGAATGACAATCTTGTCTACGGAGTCATGGTCATCAAAGGTTACAAAAGCAAAGCCTCTCTTTTTGCCACTGCCTTGGTCAGTCATGATTTCAATCACTTCGATTTTCCCATACTGTTCAAAATAATCTCTTAGGTGATGTTCTTCAGTGTCTGTTTTAATGCCACCAACAAAAAACTT
Coding sequences:
- the LOC133081874 gene encoding heterogeneous nuclear ribonucleoprotein A1-like, translated to MEELWNQRGPSQDSQRPGTHLTVKKFFVGGIKTDTEEHHLRDYFEQYGKIEVIEIMTDQGSGKKRGFAFVTFDDHDSVDKIVIQKYHTVNGHNCEVRKALSKQEMASASSSQRDHSGSGNFAGGRRCGFGGSDNFGRGGNFSGRGGFGGSRGGGGYGGSRMAVMDLVMMEAILEVVEATVTLAITTINLQILDPPTKGGNFGGTSSGPCGGGSQYFAKP